One window of the Tubulanus polymorphus chromosome 11, tnTubPoly1.2, whole genome shotgun sequence genome contains the following:
- the LOC141913404 gene encoding uncharacterized protein LOC141913404 has protein sequence MEKSNWCITPEEGGKMLLPQLHQKSVWEDEECFPYSWIDTGAEDCNKLDRKALIERISELLNVVKNLEHVIDLKDVQITECNSMLDHLIQLNAELMRKFSDQRVKEESRNERAESVNSEQDGSERYRDGAITSESQKLCREIISELFSSVGVEPGVEYSSGPETDRRNIAIQTELDMMSDWESLMSYRDQPDKSFPVVLTPAASPRLPLLQTRSNVEINLFAETMATEILNVASKSESAIDGAVRAPERAVGFKTTSWRPLTGISEYLSNTLSYETTTWSSNHDDNDESIIADEVMPEFSLIDSQVEESEQGSEGCEQRLEESEQGSEGREQRLEESEQGSEGREQRLEESEQGVERPHTSVGSNKRDVDILIVGSEVYKSSESSSDDDTLGIIDDDDGDDDDNLFESDTDENNNSDDLNADDVAVVTAIEGVEKLDLDSIKDENMENENQSETRRKSDRKCVETDDESPRRPIDLQCSGRQMELQSKPVLLRKTSAKLLEKRPTKSNNSVLSPRKTMTTTSQGSSSGASPGRQLRDHSHCSRSACPNSKDIVHLSLRDVPPAKLPFRGNAAAVPSVRKSLDGFNSSPRMMATFPPPAAATQHPAKNLPSLPSAKYPTIDMSDRVGFTFSADKKKKPSGL, from the exons ATGGAGAAAAGTAATTGGTGCATCACTCCGGAGGAGGGAGGGAAGATGCTGTTACCGCAACTTCATCAAAAATCTGTTTGGGAAGATGAAGAATGCTTCCCTTACTCCTGGATAGACACAGGAGCTG AGGACTGCAATAAATTGGATCGAAAAGCACTAATTGAACGTATCAGTGAACTTTTGAACGTCGTCAAGAACTTGGAACATGTGATCGATTTGAAGGATGTTCAAATTACAGAATGCAACAG taTGTTGGATCATTTAATACAATTAAACGCGGAACTCATGAGAAAATTCTCAGATCAACGAGTTAAAGAAGAATCCAGGAACGAAAGAGCTGAAAGCGTCAACTCGGAGCAGGATGGCTCCGAGCGGTACAGAGATGGAGCAATAACTAGTGAATCGCAGAAACTGTGTCGAGAGATAATCAGTGAACTGTTCTCATCGGTCGGAGTAGAACCTGGAGTTGAATATTCCTCCGGTCCGGAGACAGATCGGAGGAATATTGCTATTCAAACAGAGTTAGACATGATGAGTGACTGGGAATCACTGATGTCTTACCGCGATCAGCCTGATAAATCATTCCCCGTTGTCTTGACTCCCGCTGCATCGCCACGGTTACCGCTACTACAAACACGATCAAACGTCGAAATCAATTTGTTCGCGGAAACCATGGCGACCGAAATATTGAACGTCGCGAGTAAATCGGAAAGCgcgatagatggcgctgtcAGAGCTCCCGAACGGGCAGTCGGATTTAAAACTACTTCCTGGCGCCCTCTGACGGGAATATCAGAATATCTGAGCAACACACTCAGCTACGAGACGACGACCTGGAGTAGTAACCATGACGACAACGATGAATCGATTATAGCTGATGAAGTGATGCCGGAATTTTCATTAATAGATTCTCAGGTGGAGGAGAGTGAGCAGGGGTCGGAGGGGTGCGAGCAGAGGTTGGAGGAGAGTGAGCAGGGGTCGGAGGGGCGCGAGCAGAGGTTGGAGGAGAGTGAGCAGGGGTCGGAGGGGCGCGAGCAGAGGTTGGAGGAGAGTGAGCAGGGGGTAGAGAGACCTCACACATCAGTCGGGTCGAATAAACGAGATGTTGATATTCTCATTGTTGGAAGTGAGGTTTATAAATCATCCGAGAGTAGTAGCGACGATGATACTCTAGgaataattgatgatgatgacggcGATGATGATGACAACCTCTTCGAATCGGATACCGacgaaaataataattccgacgatttaaaCGCCGATGACGTCGCCGTGGTTACAGCCATCGAGGGAGTCGAGAAATTAGACTTGGATTCGATAAAAGATGAAAACATGGAAAATGAGAATCAGTCGGAAACGAGGAGGAAATCCGATCGGAAATGTGTCGAGACGGACGACGAGTCGCCGCGACGACCAATCGATTTACAATGCAGCGGTCGACAGATGGAATTACAAAGTAAACCGGTTTTATTGCGAAAAACATCGgcaaaattattagaaaaacgACCGACAAAATCGAACAATTCGGTTCTGTCTCCGCGTAAAACCATGACGACGACGAGTCAAGGTTCGAGTTCGGGTGCGAGTCCCGGGCGACAGTTACGCGATCACAGTCACTGTTCCCGTAGCGCCTGCCCGAACAGTAAAGATATCGTTCATTTGAGTTTAAGAGACGTTCCACCGGCTAAACTACCGTTCCGCGGTAACGCAGCTGCGGTTCCGTCTGTTCGTAAATCCCTCGACGGTTTCAACAGTTCACCGAGAATGATGGCGACTTTTCCTCCGCCTGCTGCGGCTACTCAACATCCCGCGAAGAATTTACCTTCACTGCCATCTGCTAAATATCCTACTATAGACATGTCAGATCGAGTTGGCTTCACTTTTTCTGcggataaaaagaaaaaaccatCCGGACTTTAA
- the LOC141913408 gene encoding uncharacterized protein LOC141913408: MSKDVFKAPKARHSRADSHSGPQSIDESQNNLSRSPRVKRRRTKEDFYSFCNIVLAYTQYEPQKSVEDLRNHHNTSPVDSGGSTADSFTSESTSSSVESQDTLPSPVKNTEDYDLITCFCMKPFAGRPMIECSLCLTWIHLSCAKIRRTNIPDEYVCQQCKDAKLSTRKSVRRYGPSPGNNSPNTV; encoded by the exons ATGTCGAAAGATGTATTTAAAG CTCCTAAAGCTCGACACAGTCGAGCAGACAGTCACAGCGGGCCACAGTCTATTGATGAATCACAAAATAATTTG TCGAGGTCTCCGAGAGTCAAACGACGTCGAACTAAAGAAGATTTCTACAGTTTTTGTAACATAGTTCTCGCTTATACACAATACGAGCCACAGAAATCAGTGGAA GATCTTAGGAATCATCACAACACAAGTCCGGTAGATAGTGGAGGAAGTACGGCTGATAGTTTCACCTCAGAATCAACATCGAGTTCAGTAGAATCACAGGATACTCTGCCATCTCCGGTGAAAA atacagaagattatgatttaataacgTGTTTCTGTATGAAACCGTTCGCTGGTCGACCGATGATCGAATGTTCGCTGTGTTTAACTTGGATTCATTTATCGTGTGCTAAAATACGTCGTACAAACATCCCCGACGAATACGTCTGCCAACAATGTAAAGACGCAAAACTGAGCACGCGTAAATCCGTGCGTCGCTACGGGCCGTCGCCTGGCAACAACTCTCCGAATACTGTATAG